One window from the genome of Streptomyces sp. WZ-12 encodes:
- the nsdA gene encoding transcriptional repressor NsdA, giving the protein MGGTDGTAGSTSTDGTDAVKRPNAQLGSWFLRSGWSKGELARQVNRRARQMGAHHISTDTSRVRRWLDGEQPREPIPRILSELFSERFGCVVGIEELGLRSAHQSPSVSGVDLPWAGPQTVNLISEFTRSDLMLARRGFLGTSLALAAGPSLIEPMQRWLVPVPAAPGEPGAPSERSRRLARLSRPELELLEATTAMFRQWDAQCGGGLRRKAVVGQLHEVTDLLQEPQPPEIARRLFKVAAELAELAGWMSYDIGLQPTAQKYFVLALHASKEAGDRPLGSYVLSSMSRQMIHLGRPDDALELVHLAQYGSRETATPRTQAMLYAMEARAYAGMGQPSKVKRAVRMAEDTFSDITSGEPDPDWIRFFSEAELNAENAHSYRDLAYVAGRSPTYASLAEPVMRRAVELFAKDPEHQRSYALNLIGMATVHLLQKEPERCAEMAQQAIPFARQVRSERVNNRLRKTVDTALREFGTVGEVVELSDELCRQLPETAAAG; this is encoded by the coding sequence GTGGGCGGCACGGACGGCACCGCCGGCTCCACCAGCACGGACGGCACCGACGCCGTCAAACGCCCCAACGCGCAGTTGGGGTCCTGGTTCCTGCGCAGCGGCTGGTCCAAGGGCGAGTTGGCGCGGCAGGTGAACCGCCGGGCGCGCCAGATGGGCGCCCACCACATCAGTACCGACACCTCCCGCGTGCGCCGTTGGCTCGACGGGGAGCAACCCCGGGAGCCCATCCCGCGGATCCTCTCCGAACTCTTCTCCGAACGCTTCGGCTGCGTGGTCGGCATCGAGGAGCTGGGGCTGCGCTCGGCGCACCAGTCCCCGTCCGTCTCCGGCGTGGACCTCCCCTGGGCCGGGCCCCAAACCGTCAACCTCATCAGCGAGTTCACCCGCAGCGACCTGATGCTGGCGCGCCGCGGCTTCCTGGGCACCTCGCTCGCGCTCGCCGCCGGCCCCTCCCTGATCGAGCCGATGCAGCGCTGGCTGGTGCCGGTGCCCGCGGCCCCGGGCGAGCCCGGTGCGCCCTCCGAGCGGTCCCGCCGTCTGGCCCGGCTCTCCCGCCCCGAGCTGGAGCTGCTGGAGGCGACCACCGCGATGTTCCGGCAGTGGGACGCGCAGTGCGGCGGCGGCCTGCGGCGCAAGGCGGTGGTCGGCCAGCTCCACGAGGTCACCGACCTGCTCCAGGAGCCCCAGCCGCCCGAGATCGCCCGGCGGTTGTTCAAGGTCGCCGCCGAACTCGCCGAACTGGCCGGCTGGATGAGCTACGACATCGGCCTCCAGCCCACCGCCCAGAAGTACTTCGTCCTCGCGCTGCACGCCTCCAAGGAGGCCGGCGACCGCCCGCTCGGCTCGTACGTCCTCTCCAGCATGAGCCGGCAGATGATCCACCTCGGCCGGCCCGACGACGCGTTGGAGCTCGTCCACCTCGCCCAGTACGGGAGCCGGGAGACCGCCACCCCCCGCACCCAGGCGATGTTGTATGCGATGGAGGCCCGGGCCTACGCCGGCATGGGCCAGCCCAGCAAGGTCAAGCGCGCGGTGCGGATGGCCGAGGACACCTTCTCCGACATCACCTCCGGCGAACCCGATCCGGACTGGATCCGCTTCTTCTCCGAGGCCGAACTCAACGCCGAGAACGCCCACTCCTACCGCGACCTCGCCTACGTCGCCGGCCGCAGCCCCACCTACGCCTCGCTCGCCGAGCCGGTCATGCGCCGCGCCGTCGAACTGTTCGCCAAGGACCCCGAGCACCAGCGCTCCTACGCGCTCAACCTCATCGGCATGGCCACCGTCCACCTGCTCCAGAAGGAGCCGGAGCGGTGCGCCGAGATGGCCCAGCAGGCGATACCGTTCGCCCGGCAGGTCCGCTCCGAACGGGTCAACAACCGGCTGCGCAAGACGGTGGACACCGCCCTGCGGGAGTTCGGTACCGTCGGCGAGGTCGTCGAGCTCAGCGACGAGCTCTGCCGACAGCTCCCGGAGACCGCCGCCGCCGGCTGA
- a CDS encoding purine-cytosine permease family protein, producing MGTSTTSASTSTSDADGAVETRGIEPVPDDERRGRVRELFPTWVAANISVLLLTMGASLVINNALNFWQVLIVAAIAATISFGIVGLLSVSGKWGGAPGAMLSRAAFGVRGNYFPGAILWVARFGWETINAVSGAYAILTVLRLVFGIQTNNVLVVVTLLGFVACTFLISGMGRKALNVCNKYSTYLFSLISAVVLIYLIVEMPWGAIFAKSPGSGAMMIAGIGTIAAGGLSWVPTGPDFARYLPHSASGKKIVGTTVSGAALVLVPMVVMGGVMAVSKPELANQNTDPMSFLGQVLPSAIAIPYLITALIGMMLINSLSMYSAGFTAQTMGVKLPRALAVSINAAISLIGGLFMMLVAKDFVGQFIAFLTLLAVSFSAWIGVYGIDMARRRKMAVRYHAPSLMNIDRTSRYWYKGGFCWQAMTAWGVALLAGLSFTKVQWFTGPLADTWIGQNGLGWAATILIAAVVFAALPAARENGAPEPAPAAGSDEERSAVEVG from the coding sequence ATGGGCACCAGCACCACGTCTGCATCCACGTCCACTTCCGACGCCGACGGCGCCGTCGAGACCCGCGGCATCGAGCCGGTCCCGGATGACGAACGCCGGGGGCGGGTCCGGGAGCTCTTCCCGACCTGGGTGGCGGCGAACATCAGCGTGCTGCTGCTCACCATGGGCGCCTCCCTGGTGATCAACAACGCCCTGAACTTCTGGCAGGTGCTGATCGTCGCCGCGATCGCCGCGACGATCTCCTTCGGGATCGTCGGCCTGCTGTCGGTCTCCGGGAAGTGGGGCGGCGCGCCGGGCGCGATGCTCTCCCGGGCCGCCTTCGGCGTGCGCGGCAACTACTTCCCGGGCGCCATCCTCTGGGTCGCCCGCTTCGGCTGGGAGACGATCAACGCGGTCAGCGGCGCCTACGCGATCCTGACCGTGCTCCGCCTGGTGTTCGGCATCCAGACCAACAACGTGCTGGTCGTGGTGACCCTGTTGGGCTTCGTCGCCTGCACCTTCCTGATCAGCGGGATGGGTCGCAAGGCGCTCAACGTCTGCAACAAGTACTCCACGTACCTCTTCAGCCTCATCAGCGCCGTCGTCCTGATCTACCTGATCGTCGAGATGCCGTGGGGGGCGATCTTCGCCAAGTCGCCGGGCAGCGGCGCGATGATGATCGCGGGCATCGGCACCATCGCGGCCGGCGGCCTCAGTTGGGTGCCCACCGGCCCGGACTTCGCGCGCTACCTGCCGCACTCCGCCTCCGGTAAGAAGATCGTCGGCACCACCGTCTCGGGCGCGGCCCTGGTGCTGGTCCCGATGGTGGTCATGGGCGGCGTGATGGCCGTCTCCAAGCCGGAGTTGGCCAACCAGAACACCGACCCGATGTCCTTCCTGGGCCAGGTGCTCCCGTCGGCCATCGCGATCCCGTACCTGATCACCGCGCTGATCGGCATGATGCTGATCAACAGCCTGTCGATGTACTCCGCGGGCTTCACGGCGCAGACCATGGGCGTCAAGCTGCCGCGCGCCCTGGCGGTCAGCATCAACGCCGCCATCAGCCTGATCGGCGGGCTGTTCATGATGCTGGTGGCCAAGGACTTCGTGGGCCAGTTCATCGCCTTCCTGACGCTGCTCGCGGTCTCCTTCTCCGCCTGGATCGGCGTCTACGGCATCGACATGGCCCGCCGCCGCAAGATGGCGGTCCGCTACCACGCGCCGAGCCTGATGAACATCGACCGCACCAGCCGCTACTGGTACAAGGGCGGCTTCTGCTGGCAGGCCATGACGGCCTGGGGCGTCGCCCTGCTGGCCGGCCTGTCGTTCACCAAGGTCCAGTGGTTCACCGGCCCGCTGGCCGACACCTGGATCGGTCAGAACGGCCTGGGCTGGGCGGCCACCATCCTGATCGCCGCGGTGGTCTTCGCGGCGCTGCCCGCCGCCCGTGAGAACGGTGCCCCGGAGCCGGCCCCCGCCGCGGGCTCCGACGAGGAGCGGTCGGCCGTCGAGGTCGGCTGA
- a CDS encoding LLM class flavin-dependent oxidoreductase, whose translation MSAGSAAPTTVLRFNLAGPPAAPDDLAARYRAAVEMARYADDHGLTMVQTEEHHATDNGWMPSPLAFAGAVLGATRRIGVTVSALLTPLHDPLRLAEDLAVLDLLGGGRLVTVAGLGYRPEEYAAHGKEWRERGALQDEVLRALLNAWTGEPFRYRGRTVQVTPRPFTRPHPPLLIGGASRPAARRAARLGLPLFPSAHLPELERYYHEQCAAAGTAGWVLQPPRRTCLLHLSEDPDRSWAEHGDHLLYEARRYAAWQSTGSHSAVRSTARDAAALRAEGVYRILTPDDCLRLAQEDGAQGTLILHPLCGGMPVEEGWRSLRLFAERVAPRLAG comes from the coding sequence ATGTCCGCCGGTTCTGCCGCACCCACCACGGTCCTGCGCTTCAACCTCGCCGGCCCACCGGCCGCGCCGGACGACCTCGCCGCCCGTTACCGGGCCGCCGTCGAGATGGCCCGGTACGCCGACGACCACGGCCTGACCATGGTCCAGACCGAGGAGCACCACGCCACCGACAACGGCTGGATGCCCTCCCCGCTCGCCTTCGCGGGCGCCGTCCTCGGCGCCACCCGCCGGATCGGCGTCACCGTCTCCGCCCTGCTCACGCCGCTGCACGACCCGCTGCGGCTGGCCGAGGACCTCGCCGTGCTCGATCTGCTCGGCGGCGGCCGGCTAGTCACCGTCGCCGGCCTCGGCTACCGGCCCGAGGAGTACGCGGCGCACGGCAAGGAGTGGCGCGAGCGCGGCGCCCTCCAAGACGAGGTGCTCCGGGCGCTGTTGAACGCCTGGACCGGCGAACCGTTCCGCTACCGGGGGCGCACCGTCCAGGTCACCCCGCGCCCGTTCACCCGACCGCACCCTCCGCTGCTCATCGGGGGCGCCTCGCGGCCCGCGGCCCGACGGGCGGCCCGCCTGGGGCTGCCGCTCTTCCCCAGCGCCCATCTACCGGAGCTGGAGCGCTACTACCACGAGCAGTGCGCCGCGGCCGGCACGGCCGGCTGGGTGCTCCAACCGCCGCGGCGCACCTGCCTGTTGCACCTCTCCGAGGACCCGGACCGCAGTTGGGCCGAGCACGGCGACCACCTGCTCTACGAGGCACGGCGGTACGCGGCCTGGCAGTCCACCGGGAGCCACTCCGCGGTCCGCTCGACCGCGCGGGACGCCGCGGCCCTGCGCGCCGAGGGCGTGTACCGCATCCTCACCCCGGACGACTGCCTGCGCCTGGCCCAAGAGGACGGCGCCCAGGGGACGTTGATCCTGCATCCGTTGTGCGGCGGCATGCCGGTCGAGGAGGGCTGGCGGTCGCTGCGACTGTTCGCGGAGCGGGTCGCGCCGCGGCTGGCGGGCTGA
- a CDS encoding [protein-PII] uridylyltransferase yields the protein MTERVETADPAATARTGGDYPAARLRLLQDDTPAGPDRRAALAHLTDDWLAALLAGALASTARGPAATGTALVAVGGYGRGELSPRSDLDLVLLHDGRAATADLAALADRLWYPVWDLGLDLDHSVRTPAEARRAARDDLKVQLGLLDARHLAGDPELTAAVRTAAYADWRESAPRRLPELRELCRERAARHGELQYLLEPDLKEAHGGLRDATALRAIAASWLADAPRDGLEAARTALLDTRDALHRTTGRATDRLSLQDQDQVAGALGLLDADALLRRTYESARTIAYAADVTWREVGRVLRARSVKPALRGLLAGRGGARGERSPLADGVVELDGEAVLARTARPERDPVLLLRAAAAAAQAGLPLATHAIRRCHAARAGAPLPVPWPAEAREQLVTLLGAGAPTVPVWEALEAEGVIDGLLPDWERVRCRPQRNPVHTWTVDRHLVETAVRAAALTRRVHRPDLLLVAALLHDIGKGWPGDHAVAGETIARDMATRLGFGPGDTEVIAALVRHHLLLVETATRRDLDDPETVGAVAEAVGSPGTLELLHALTEADALATGPAAWSAWRAGLVAGLVQRVADRLAGGHAPDPRETDAPTAEQERLAVEAQRTGGPALTLCTRPEVGPPDAVGDDPGATAPEPVGVELLIAVPARPLPGHHPATAVPPGVLPASAGVLALHRLTVRSAELRTLDPLGRGPVLLLSWRVAAEYGSLPEAGRLRADLVRALDGSLDIAARLTERERAYARRSRAALAPPPSVTVAAGSSRTATVIEVRARDAHGLLHRIGRALDAAGVSVRSAHISTLGANAVDAFYVTDPDGTPLPDPTAHKVAEAVESALQDPPPAP from the coding sequence TTGACCGAGCGCGTCGAGACCGCAGACCCCGCCGCCACCGCCCGCACGGGCGGCGACTACCCCGCCGCCCGGCTGCGGCTCCTCCAGGACGACACCCCCGCCGGCCCCGACCGCCGGGCCGCCCTCGCCCACCTCACCGACGACTGGCTCGCCGCCCTACTGGCCGGCGCGCTCGCCTCTACTGCCCGCGGCCCGGCCGCCACCGGCACCGCACTGGTCGCCGTCGGCGGCTACGGCCGCGGCGAACTCTCCCCGCGCAGCGACCTCGACCTGGTGCTGCTGCACGACGGCCGCGCCGCCACCGCCGACCTCGCCGCCCTCGCCGACCGCCTCTGGTACCCCGTATGGGACCTCGGCCTGGACCTCGACCACTCCGTCCGCACCCCCGCCGAGGCCCGCCGCGCGGCCCGCGACGACCTCAAGGTGCAGCTCGGCCTGCTCGACGCCCGCCACCTCGCCGGCGACCCCGAACTGACCGCCGCGGTCCGCACCGCCGCCTACGCCGACTGGCGCGAGAGCGCCCCCCGACGACTGCCGGAGCTCCGCGAGCTCTGCCGGGAGCGCGCCGCCCGCCACGGCGAGCTCCAGTACCTCCTCGAACCCGACCTCAAGGAGGCCCACGGCGGCCTGCGCGACGCCACCGCCCTACGGGCCATCGCCGCCTCCTGGCTCGCCGACGCCCCCCGCGACGGACTGGAGGCCGCCCGCACCGCGCTCCTGGACACCCGGGACGCCCTGCACCGCACCACCGGGCGCGCCACCGACCGCCTCTCCCTCCAGGACCAGGACCAGGTCGCCGGCGCCCTCGGCCTGCTCGACGCGGACGCCCTGCTCCGCCGCACCTACGAGTCCGCCCGCACCATCGCCTACGCCGCCGACGTCACCTGGCGCGAGGTCGGCCGGGTGCTGCGCGCCCGGTCCGTCAAACCGGCGCTGCGCGGGCTGTTGGCCGGCCGCGGCGGCGCCCGCGGCGAACGCTCGCCGCTCGCCGACGGCGTCGTCGAACTCGACGGCGAGGCGGTGCTGGCCCGCACCGCCCGCCCCGAACGCGACCCGGTGCTGCTGCTGCGCGCCGCGGCCGCCGCCGCCCAGGCCGGACTCCCGCTGGCCACCCACGCCATCCGTCGCTGCCACGCCGCCCGGGCCGGCGCGCCGCTGCCGGTGCCCTGGCCCGCCGAGGCACGGGAACAACTGGTCACGCTCCTCGGCGCCGGCGCGCCCACCGTGCCCGTATGGGAGGCCCTGGAGGCCGAGGGCGTCATCGACGGCCTGCTGCCCGACTGGGAGCGGGTCCGCTGCCGTCCGCAGCGCAACCCCGTGCACACCTGGACCGTGGACCGCCACCTGGTCGAGACCGCGGTCCGCGCCGCCGCGCTGACCCGCCGGGTGCACCGACCCGACCTCCTCCTGGTCGCTGCCCTGCTGCACGACATCGGCAAGGGTTGGCCCGGCGACCACGCGGTGGCCGGCGAGACCATCGCCCGCGACATGGCAACCCGGCTCGGCTTCGGCCCCGGCGACACCGAGGTGATCGCCGCCCTGGTCCGGCACCACCTGCTGCTCGTCGAGACGGCCACCCGGCGCGACCTGGACGACCCGGAGACGGTCGGCGCGGTCGCCGAGGCCGTCGGCAGCCCGGGCACCCTGGAACTGCTGCACGCCCTCACCGAGGCCGACGCGCTAGCCACCGGGCCGGCGGCCTGGAGCGCCTGGCGCGCCGGGCTCGTCGCCGGCCTCGTCCAACGCGTCGCCGACCGGCTTGCCGGCGGCCACGCACCGGACCCGCGCGAGACCGACGCCCCCACCGCCGAACAGGAGCGGCTGGCCGTCGAGGCGCAGCGCACCGGCGGCCCGGCGCTGACCCTGTGCACCCGCCCCGAGGTCGGGCCGCCGGACGCCGTCGGGGACGACCCGGGCGCGACCGCCCCGGAACCGGTCGGCGTGGAACTCCTCATCGCCGTCCCCGCCCGCCCGTTGCCCGGCCACCACCCCGCGACGGCCGTTCCGCCCGGCGTGCTCCCCGCGTCCGCCGGCGTGCTGGCCCTGCACCGCCTCACCGTCCGCTCCGCCGAACTGCGCACCCTCGACCCCCTCGGCCGGGGTCCGGTGCTGCTGCTGAGCTGGCGGGTGGCGGCCGAGTACGGCTCGCTGCCCGAGGCCGGCCGGCTCCGCGCCGACCTCGTCCGGGCCCTCGACGGCTCCCTGGACATCGCCGCCCGCCTCACCGAACGCGAACGCGCCTACGCCCGCCGCTCCCGCGCCGCCCTCGCCCCGCCGCCGAGCGTCACCGTCGCCGCCGGCAGTTCCCGCACCGCCACCGTCATCGAGGTCCGCGCCCGGGACGCGCACGGGCTGCTGCACCGGATCGGCCGCGCCCTGGACGCGGCCGGCGTCAGCGTGCGCAGCGCCCACATCAGCACCCTCGGCGCCAACGCGGTCGACGCCTTCTACGTCACCGACCCCGACGGCACCCCCCTCCCCGACCCGACGGCCCACAAGGTGGCCGAAGCAGTGGAGTCCGCCCTCCAAGACCCGCCCCCCGCCCCTTAG
- a CDS encoding ammonium transporter codes for MPPGILPLADGLAEKTTLSPANTGFMLICSALVMLMTPGLAFFYGGMVRVKSVLNMLMMSFISLGIVTLLWVLYGFGLAFGTDAGGVIGWNGDFAGLGHIGLTQLWGTSTIPIYVFAVFQLMFAVITPALISGALADRVKFTAWALFIALWVTVVYFPVAHWVWADGGWLFKLGVIDFAGGTAVHINAGAAALGVILVVGKRIGFKKDPMRPHSLPLVMLGAGLLWFGWFGFNAGSWLGNDDGVAAVAFVNTQVATGAAMLGWLGYEKLRHGSFTTLGAASGAVAGLVAITPACGAVSPLGAIALGVIAGVLCAMAVGLKYRFGYDDSLDVIGVHLVGGIVGSLLIGLFATGGVQSHAKGLFYGGGFAQLGKQTVGVVCVLLYSLVVSYVLAKAIDLVMGFRVGEDEEITGVDQAAHAETAYDFAGAGGGTAARRTPALGEPPTKKVDA; via the coding sequence ATGCCCCCAGGCATCCTTCCGCTCGCAGACGGCCTGGCGGAAAAAACCACGCTCAGCCCCGCCAACACCGGGTTCATGCTCATCTGCTCCGCCCTGGTGATGCTGATGACCCCCGGCCTGGCCTTCTTCTACGGGGGCATGGTCCGGGTCAAGAGCGTGCTGAACATGCTGATGATGAGCTTCATCAGCCTCGGCATCGTCACCCTCCTGTGGGTGCTCTACGGCTTCGGGCTGGCCTTCGGCACCGACGCCGGCGGCGTCATCGGCTGGAACGGCGACTTCGCCGGCCTCGGCCACATCGGCCTGACCCAGCTATGGGGCACCAGCACCATCCCGATCTACGTCTTCGCCGTCTTCCAACTGATGTTCGCGGTGATCACCCCCGCGCTGATCAGCGGCGCCCTCGCCGACCGGGTGAAGTTCACCGCCTGGGCGCTCTTCATCGCCCTGTGGGTCACCGTCGTCTACTTCCCGGTCGCCCACTGGGTGTGGGCCGACGGCGGCTGGCTGTTCAAACTGGGCGTCATCGACTTCGCCGGCGGCACCGCCGTGCACATCAACGCCGGCGCCGCGGCGCTCGGCGTGATCCTCGTCGTCGGCAAGCGCATCGGCTTCAAGAAGGACCCGATGCGGCCGCACAGCCTGCCGCTGGTGATGCTCGGCGCCGGCCTGCTGTGGTTCGGCTGGTTCGGCTTCAACGCCGGCTCCTGGCTGGGCAACGACGACGGCGTCGCCGCGGTCGCCTTCGTCAACACCCAGGTCGCCACCGGCGCCGCGATGCTCGGCTGGCTCGGCTACGAAAAGCTCCGGCACGGCTCGTTCACCACCCTCGGCGCGGCCTCCGGCGCGGTCGCCGGCCTGGTCGCCATCACCCCCGCGTGCGGCGCGGTCAGCCCGCTCGGCGCGATCGCGCTCGGCGTGATCGCCGGGGTGCTGTGCGCGATGGCCGTCGGCCTCAAGTACCGCTTCGGATACGACGATTCCCTCGACGTGATCGGCGTCCACCTCGTCGGCGGCATCGTCGGCTCGCTGCTGATCGGGCTGTTCGCCACCGGCGGCGTGCAGAGCCACGCCAAGGGCCTCTTCTACGGGGGCGGCTTCGCCCAACTCGGCAAGCAGACCGTCGGCGTGGTCTGCGTCCTGCTGTACTCGCTGGTCGTCTCCTACGTCCTTGCCAAGGCCATCGACCTGGTGATGGGCTTCCGGGTCGGCGAGGACGAGGAGATCACCGGCGTCGACCAGGCCGCGCACGCCGAGACCGCCTACGACTTCGCCGGTGCGGGCGGCGGCACCGCGGCCCGCAGGACTCCGGCACTGGGCGAACCCCCGACCAAGAAGGTGGACGCGTGA
- a CDS encoding P-II family nitrogen regulator, which produces MKLITAVIKPHRLDEVKDALQAFGVHGLTVTEASGYGRQRGHTEVYRGAEYTVDLVPKIRIEVLVEDADAEELVEVVVKAARTGKIGDGKVWSVPVEEAVRVRTGERGPDAL; this is translated from the coding sequence GTGAAGCTCATCACGGCAGTAATCAAGCCGCACCGGCTCGACGAGGTGAAGGACGCCCTCCAGGCGTTCGGGGTGCACGGCCTGACCGTCACCGAGGCCAGCGGCTACGGACGGCAGCGCGGGCACACCGAGGTGTACCGGGGCGCCGAGTACACCGTCGACCTGGTGCCCAAGATCCGGATCGAGGTGCTCGTCGAGGACGCGGACGCCGAGGAGTTGGTGGAGGTCGTCGTCAAGGCCGCCCGCACCGGCAAGATCGGCGACGGGAAGGTGTGGAGCGTGCCCGTCGAGGAGGCCGTGCGGGTGCGGACCGGGGAGCGCGGACCCGACGCGCTGTGA
- the ftsY gene encoding signal recognition particle-docking protein FtsY, translating to METVILAVVIAVVVLGAISGLVVTGRKKKQLPPSPPAAPKPSVTAPPVEPQVGEEAETPRDEERRTIEEVELPTAEAPAAEAEAPPAEPEAPAAPAVEVPEPTAGRLVRLRARLARSQNTLGKGLLTLLSREHLDEDTWEEIEDTLLTADVGVIPTQELVERLRERVKVLGTRSPEELRKLLREELLTLIGTDVDRTVHTDGAVGNGGDEIPGVVMVVGVNGTGKTTTTGKLARVLVADGKSVVLGAADTFRAAAADQLQTWGERVGARTVRGPEGGDPASIAFDAVKEGIAESADIVLIDTAGRLHTKTGLMDELGKVKRVVEKHGPVGEVLLVLDATTGQNGLVQARVFAEVVDVTGVVLTKLDGTAKGGIIIAVQRELGVPVKLVGLGEGPDDLAPFEPEAFVDALID from the coding sequence ATGGAAACCGTCATCCTTGCCGTAGTCATCGCCGTGGTCGTGCTCGGCGCGATCAGCGGGCTGGTCGTCACCGGCCGTAAGAAGAAACAGCTGCCGCCGTCCCCGCCGGCCGCCCCCAAGCCCTCCGTCACCGCGCCCCCCGTCGAACCGCAGGTCGGCGAGGAGGCCGAGACCCCCCGCGACGAAGAACGTCGCACCATCGAAGAAGTCGAGCTGCCCACGGCCGAGGCCCCCGCGGCCGAGGCCGAGGCGCCGCCCGCCGAGCCGGAGGCGCCCGCCGCCCCCGCCGTCGAGGTCCCCGAGCCGACCGCCGGCCGCCTGGTGCGGCTGCGCGCCCGGCTCGCCCGCTCCCAGAACACCCTCGGCAAGGGCCTGCTGACCCTGCTGTCGCGGGAACACCTCGACGAGGACACCTGGGAGGAGATCGAGGACACCCTCCTCACCGCCGACGTCGGCGTCATCCCCACCCAGGAGCTCGTCGAGCGGCTCCGCGAGCGGGTCAAGGTGCTGGGCACCCGCAGCCCCGAGGAGCTCCGCAAGCTGCTCCGCGAGGAGCTGCTCACCCTCATCGGCACCGACGTCGACCGCACCGTGCACACCGACGGCGCCGTCGGCAACGGCGGTGACGAGATCCCCGGCGTGGTGATGGTCGTCGGCGTCAACGGCACCGGCAAGACCACCACCACCGGCAAGCTGGCCCGCGTCCTGGTCGCCGACGGCAAGTCCGTGGTGCTCGGCGCGGCCGACACCTTCCGCGCCGCCGCCGCCGACCAGCTCCAGACCTGGGGCGAGCGGGTCGGCGCCCGTACGGTCCGCGGCCCCGAGGGCGGCGACCCGGCGTCGATCGCCTTCGACGCGGTCAAGGAGGGCATCGCCGAGTCCGCCGACATCGTGCTGATCGACACCGCCGGCCGGCTGCACACCAAGACCGGGCTGATGGACGAGCTCGGCAAGGTCAAGCGGGTCGTCGAGAAGCACGGCCCGGTCGGCGAGGTGCTGCTCGTCCTGGACGCCACCACCGGCCAGAACGGCCTCGTCCAGGCGCGGGTCTTCGCCGAGGTCGTGGACGTCACCGGTGTGGTGCTCACCAAGCTGGACGGCACCGCCAAGGGCGGCATCATCATCGCCGTCCAGCGCGAACTGGGCGTCCCGGTCAAGCTGGTCGGCCTGGGCGAGGGCCCGGACGACCTGGCGCCGTTCGAGCCCGAGGCGTTCGTGGACGCGTTGATCGACTGA
- a CDS encoding bifunctional DNA primase/polymerase produces MGFTIGGIRDLRSGSRRRVRSAEGTAAAEYTGLWGWDVVPGARAVRAGGRTACSCGAANCPSPGAHPLSFAREVPAGATLERAVAAWAETPGAAVLLPVGRSFDVLDVPQDAGRGALVRLERMGLPLGPVAATPTGRALFFVAPGAADALPDLLYRTGWDDAGLDLRPLGPGDHITAPPSDLGGRGPMRWLRPPVLDTAGCPPQARLLLGALAYVCNRSAGGRAASGAAMSGPPGR; encoded by the coding sequence ATGGGTTTCACGATCGGCGGCATCCGGGACCTCCGTTCCGGCTCGCGCCGTCGCGTCCGCTCCGCCGAAGGCACCGCGGCGGCGGAGTACACCGGGCTGTGGGGCTGGGACGTCGTCCCCGGGGCGCGCGCCGTGCGGGCCGGCGGCCGGACGGCGTGCTCGTGCGGGGCCGCCAACTGCCCGTCCCCGGGCGCCCATCCGCTCTCCTTCGCCCGCGAGGTGCCGGCCGGCGCCACGCTGGAGAGGGCGGTCGCCGCCTGGGCGGAGACGCCGGGCGCCGCGGTGCTGCTCCCGGTGGGCCGGTCCTTCGACGTCCTGGACGTGCCGCAGGACGCGGGCCGGGGCGCGCTGGTGCGGCTGGAGCGGATGGGCCTGCCGCTGGGGCCGGTGGCCGCCACGCCCACCGGGCGCGCGCTGTTCTTCGTCGCCCCGGGGGCGGCCGACGCGCTGCCCGACCTCCTCTACCGCACGGGGTGGGACGACGCGGGCCTGGACCTGCGCCCGTTGGGCCCCGGCGACCACATCACCGCGCCGCCGTCCGACCTCGGCGGCCGAGGGCCGATGCGCTGGCTGCGCCCGCCGGTCCTGGACACCGCCGGCTGCCCGCCGCAGGCCCGGCTGCTGCTGGGCGCACTGGCGTATGTGTGCAACCGGTCGGCCGGTGGTCGGGCGGCCTCCGGTGCGGCGATGTCCGGCCCGCCGGGGCGCTGA